In Porites lutea chromosome 1, jaPorLute2.1, whole genome shotgun sequence, a single genomic region encodes these proteins:
- the LOC140942675 gene encoding uncharacterized protein, with protein MNKLQLFRLHVLSLSALWLCKNFARVHGNTGVCRILEFTAPQDGDALINHVSKTIHLHRQDACRVACYLDNNCLSYNFGRHDPDGDFVCQLSDSDHLQHPGDLKKRRGFIYRGTKNACAKNQCSKHGKCKIDPKYNTYYCKCDHGFVGKYCDEAITPTETSSPAQTSHPITAPTQPLPAITPTETSSPAQTSQPITAPTQPLPAITPTETSSPEQTSQPITAPTQPLPAITPTETSSPAQTSQPITAPTQPLPVLWVKINNDRVCFGSKDNNYGSFNISKAGFLGALKLVHLSGTLVCFSRKLPSYWGCRHSQYGDKTLMTFLSYPNQRRILLPRPNITQMGGPWPWCKNGFTYKLDGFHDTSSEIIFNTTSAPLQVSLNQQFWIWFGQDMADCTEKNNSGESCVDVYGWYIS; from the exons GTGTATGTAGAATACTTGAGTTCACTGCGCCGCAGGACGGAGACGCCCTTATTAATCACGTGTCCAAGACCATTCATCTTCACAGACAAGACGCGTGCCGGGTGGCGTGTTACCTTGACAACAACTGCTTGTCTTACAACTTTGGCCGACACGATCCCGACGGAGATTTCGTTTGCCAATTAAGCGACTCTGACCACCTGCAACATCCTGGTGATCTGAAAAAGAGGAGGGGTTTTATTTACAGAGGAACCAAG AATGCCTGCGCTAAGAATCAGTGCTCCAAACATGGCAAGTGCAAGATTGACCCCAAATATAACACCTACTACTGCAAATGTGACCACGGCTTTGTAGGAAAGTATTGCGATGAAG cCATAACACCTACAGAAACTTCGTCTCCGGCACAAACGTCTCACCCAATAACAGCACCAACTCAGCCACTACCAG ccataaCACCTACAGAAACTTCGTCTCCGGCACAAACGTCTCAACCAATAACAGCACCAACTCAGCCACTACCAG ccataaCACCCACAGAAACTTCGTCTCCGGAACAAACGTCTCAACCAATAACAGCACCAACTCAGCCACTACCAG ccataaCACCTACAGAAACTTCGTCTCCGGCACAAACGTCTCAACCAATAACAGCACCAACTCAGCCACTACCAG TTCTTTGGGTCAAGATAAACAACGATCGTGTCTGCTTTGGCTCCAAGGATAACAATTACGGCTCCTTCAACATTTCAAAAGCAGGGTTTCTTGGAGCTTTGAAACTTGTACACCTTTCTGGTACTCTGGTTTGTTTTTCCCGAAAGCTTCCCTCCTATTGGGGTTGTAGACATTCCCAATATGGTGACAAGACATTGATGACATTCCTTTCATACCCAAATCAACGAAGGATACTTCTACCGAGACCAAACATAACCCAAATGGGCGGCCCTTGGCCATGGTGTAAGAACGGCTTCACCTACAAACTAGACGGATTTCATGATACCTCTTCTGAAATCATTTTCAACACAACATCGGCTCCGTTGCAAGTGTCGCTGAATCAGCAGTTCTGGATCTGGTTTGGTCAGGACATGGCGGATTGCACTGAGAAGAACAATAGTGGCGAGAGTTGTGTGGATGTATATGGCTGGTATATATCGTAA
- the LOC140942758 gene encoding uncharacterized protein, whose product MVCLILAVAVSVQPKCAYENEGMCRKVEFNQQLQGRALIGHVFKSIFVEDEENCKLNCYLENDCVSYNFAYSLVTNKHLCELSDSDHREHPQDLQEETDFVYGASKQNPCSQSPCPPNRHCQNGFTDLGYRCICQAGFSGNNCHKGHSKVSWIKVNTMPVCFGTRDDKYGSFTITQAGEILVLKLTHLFGTLVCFNGSSPSFWGCQSERYGDKTLMTYISHANERRVILPRTAGVEVGGPWRSVGKCKHEMYTYKISGVNDTSPEIIFDTTSEPLRVSHNQQFWIWFGQDIADCSEENNEGESCVDVYGWYN is encoded by the exons atggTGTGTTTGATATTGGCCGTTGCAGTCTCTGTTCAACCCAAGTGCGCTTATGAAAATGAAG GTATGTGCAGAAAAGTCGAGTTTAACCAACAACTACAAGGCCGTGCTCTCATAGGTCACGTTTTCAAGTCAATTTTTGTGGAAGACGAGGAAAACTGCAAGTTAAACTGCTATTTAGAGAACGACTGCGTCTCTTATAACTTTGCTTACAGTTTGGTGACCAATAAACACCTTTGTGAGCTAAGTGATTCAGATCACAGAGAACATCCTCAAGATCTTCAGGAAGAAACTGATTTTGTATATGGTGCCAGCAAA CAAAATCCGTGTTCCCAATCACCGTGTCCGCCAAATCGGCATTGCCAGAATGGCTTCACTGATCTAGGCTATCGCTGCATATGCCAGGCAGGATTTTCTGGAAATAACTGTCACAAAGGTCATTCAAAAG TATCGTGGATCAAGGTGAACACCATGCCGGTGTGTTTTGGAACACGAGATGACAAATACGGCAGCTTCACTATCACTCAAGCTGGTGAAATTTTGGTTTTGAAGCTTACTCATCTCTTTGGCACACTCGTTTGCTTTAATGGAAGTTCTCCCTCTTTTTGGGGTTGTCAAAGTGAACGTTATGGTGACAAGACACTGATGACATATATTTCACACGCCAACGAAAGAAGAGTTATTCTACCAAGGACAGCCGGAGTCGAAGTGGGAGGTCCATGGCGATCAGTGGGAAAATGCAAGCACGAAATGTATACCTACAAGATCAGCGGTGTCAATGACACTTCGCCTGAAATCATATTCGATACGACCTCTGAACCATTACGCGTGTCACACAACCAGCAATTCTGGATCTGGTTTGGACAGGACATTGCTGATTGTAGCGAGGAAAACAATGAAGGCGAAAGCTGTGTTGACGTGTATGGCTGGTATaactag